Genomic window (Phragmites australis chromosome 5, lpPhrAust1.1, whole genome shotgun sequence):
CTCAAAGGTGATCATAACAAACTTTGTGTCTATCCGttcaaaaaaacaaacaaactttGTGTCTAGAGCCTATATAGCCAGCAGAACTAACAGTTCAAACTGAACTGATATATCTTACATTCTCCAAAGATATGGCACATTTGTTTGGCCCAGTGTCTATCTACTACAGCCAGATCATCCAAAATTACTCAGTTGGCTTGTCCGGGTCATCTTCCTCAGGTTCTTCCTTGTCTGGATCATCCTCTTGTGGTTCCTCCTGAGGTggttgttcttcctcttcctcttcttcatcgtcATCGAGAGGATCATCAGCTGGTAATGGATGGGGCAACGGTGTCTTCATAGGGCTGAACTTTGGGAAGATATCAGGTCTCCTCCCAGGCTTTGGTCTCTCCCATTCCTAGGAACATTcaaagacaatatatatcaaattTGTCGCCAACAAAAAAGCAGAAAGAAATAGCTGGAACATCATCTCCAAATCACCAGTCATGTTTTGACATTGTTTTGCTAGGCTAGACAGATGATGCACACGACAACTAGAATAATCAttggaaaaaaattacaagaggCCTGTACACACTACTTTGGTCATACTAAAAAATATGGTACGTTATAAGCATGATGATGACTGTCGCAGCCACTCCGCTCAGCTAGTCAGCATCACAAATATACATTGCCAAGAAAGGATAGGGTCAATATGGTCACAAATCACAACAAATATGTAAAGCGCAATGTCATGAAGCCATGAACATAATCTGGCCATAAAAAATAAGGCAGTAAATTTTCTAAAAACAGCATGACTGCTCCCAAGTGCCAACATTCTATCGCTTTTATCATGGAAGATTTTTCACCAGTTTAAACAGGAGCATAGTATCCCTAGCATCTAGGTAACAAAAATATGTGCATGCCGTGTTTCAAACAAGTAAGATATCACAAGCTATTAGATAACAGAAGGAATCAAACTACCAGCACCGTGAAATACCGTTATGACATCAAGACTACAGCTGAGAAATGAAAAAACTCTTAAGAAGGAAAGAACATATAGAGGTCCAAATAACCAATGATTTTTTCAAAGCAAGCTACACATTTGGAAGGCAGACATTGCAGTCAAACATTTACAGCTTATTTATAGCAAGTATTTCAGAGAGAATCTAGTGTTTGAAGTTCTAAATCTGTTCGCAGGATATAAGCATCTAACTGCACAACAATCTGTGGAAGTCTATGTCAAGAAATATGTTAACCTATGATTGTTCCAGCCATGGGACGCCAtttacaaataaaataatttaagcaTCCAAATAACCTATGATAGTTCAACTCATGCAATTCCGTTCATAAAACAATCAAATAAGTAAACATGTGTTTTCTTGTGTGGGGACCTTCTTCACAAATAACTATAAGCTGGCAAATCCCTCAAAAATGGATGAAGAACGAAATCAGGATGGCCCTCGCAATATCCACAACCACGAGCCAACGAGCATCGGGTATTATCCTACCAATCATAAGATCCTGTTCACCACAACCTATGTAGCATTTCTAGTGATTTCAACTACCCTCAATCCCTAAAATCCCCCTACATCCGTACTTGGTCAGCTAAAATGACCAAAACTTCCCCACCCGGAGCCTCCAAATCCACAAGGACAAGCCGCTAAATAACAAACGAACTGACGGGAAGCGGGGAGCAGAAGAATTACGATGGGGAAATCGAGGGGCGAGCGCCGCGTAATCTTCTCCTCATCAGGGGCCATGCAGACCACGAGCGCGTCCCACCTGCGGCGCCTCCTGACGGGGACAGCCACCCGCGCGAGGGCGACGCCcccggaggcggaggcggaggcgccgAGAGCGCATGGAGCCGCCGCCACTGGCGGGGCGGATAGGCACCACGTCGACGCCATGGGGGGGGGAGCTCAAGGTAAGGGCTCTCGATTCGCTTGGGTTCCTGGCTCTGGCTGGAGAAGTCGGGTTGGAATTTGGGTTTCGTGTGTGAACCACCGGCGGCTCTTCGAGACCGCCTTCTGCGTTCGGGGGTGATAAGAGTCGGTACGAGTGCTGAGAAGCTCTGTAG
Coding sequences:
- the LOC133919296 gene encoding uncharacterized protein LOC133919296 — translated: MASTWCLSAPPVAAAPCALGASASASGGVALARVAVPVRRRRRWDALVVCMAPDEEKITRRSPLDFPIEWERPKPGRRPDIFPKFSPMKTPLPHPLPADDPLDDDEEEEEEEQPPQEEPQEDDPDKEEPEEDDPDKPTE